A single genomic interval of Coccidioides posadasii str. Silveira chromosome 1, complete sequence harbors:
- a CDS encoding uncharacterized protein (EggNog:ENOG410PSEW) yields MVMFNVTLKPNASAEELEKAKEEAKKTGGTIRHEYKLIKGFTLEYPDDHVHFLQSSQYVNVEQDGPAKTQTKTT; encoded by the exons ATGGTCATGTTCAAC GTTACCCTCAAGCCAAACGCCTCCGCTGAGGAGCTCGAAAA GGCCAAGGAAGAAGCAAAGAAGACCGGGGGCACCATCCGCCACGAGTATAAGCTGATCAAGGGCTTCAC GCTTGAGTACCCGGATGACCACGTCCACTTCCTTCAGAGCAGTCAGTACGTCAACGTCGAACAGGATGGCCCGGCAAAGACGCAGACCAAGACCACCTAG
- a CDS encoding uncharacterized protein (EggNog:ENOG410PPY5~COG:S~BUSCO:10026at33183) — protein sequence MAATKRRRQATELEVPDHSEDAAERKRVLNVLAQRRYRKRKRERLAALEKELEKSKGRCSPTDPPAPKRGENESSSNSPVAFSQSSASSTTTDDVEGIFPLTPPQSHTLSRDTFTSVLPNAALSDVTGSSLLSQPDFLDSTFESLLDLEPQAMPPGLDSFPPELLDSPALAWQFLSNPANLEDGRNPDLSSSLQSHQTSTFTFPDDRTIDVPTLTLLKAVLTIATRLDITQSLWDISGISPFFTGPGNDDSSSSQAHLPVNFRPTPTQRLIPHHPMLDLLPWPTVRDKLIQVFSLPPHLRPAPAADPMGLVTLVYDIEDPTEGIRVSGSDPFLADKWEIGQIVFQRWWWAFEGSIVETSNRLRKQRGQQGLVLGTVG from the exons ATGGCTGCAACAAAGCGCCGGCGGCAAGCGACAGAGCTCGAGGTCCCAGACCATTCGGAAGATGCAGCTGAGCGGAAAAGAGTTCTCAACGTTCTGGCACAACGTCGATACC GGAAACGAAAGCGTGAGCGTCTAGCAGCGCTTGAAAAGGAGCTCGAGAAGAGCAAAGGGCGTTGCAGCCCGACAGATCCACCAGCTCCTAAAAGGGGAGAGAATGAGTCTTCTTCAAACTCTCCGGTGGCCTTCTCGCAGTCATCTGCTTCATCTACAACAACGGACGATGTGGAAGGCATCTTTCCGCTTACTCCGCCCCAGAGCCATACGCTATCCCGGGACACGTTCACGAGTGTCTTGCCCAATGCGGCGCTGTCAGACGTAACCGGGTCGAGCCTCCTTAGCCAGCCAGATTTCTTAGATTCCACCTTTGAATCCCTATTGGACCTTGAACCCCAAGCTATGCCTCCGGGTCTGGATTCGTTTCCCCCAGAATTGCTGGATTCGCCGGCGTTGGCGTGGCAGTTTCTGTCCAATCCCGCCAACCTGGAAGACGGCCGTAACCCAGATCTCTCGTCTAGCCTGCAGTCGCATCAGACTTCCACGTTCACGTTTCCCGATGACAGGACCATCGACGTGCCGACACTGACCCTGCTCAAAGCTGTGTTGACAATTGCTACCCGTCTCGATATAACACAGAGTCTCTGGGATATATCGGGCATCAGCCCCTTCTTCACCGGGCCGGGGAAtgatgattcttcttcttcccagGCGCATCTTCCAGTGAACTTCCGACCGACTCCAACACAACGACTGATCCCTCACCACCCGATGCTTGACCTCCTACCTTGGCCAACGGTGCGGGATAAGCTGATCCAAGTCTTCAGCTTGCCACCGCATCTACGACCAGCGCCCGCCGCGGACCCGATGGGTCTTGTGACGCTGGTGTATGACATTGAGGATCCCACAGAGGGCATCAGGGTGTCCGGATCGGATCCGTTTTTGGCGGATAAGTGGGAAATCGGACAGATAGTCTTCCAGCGCTGGTGGTGGGCGTTTGAAGGAAGCATTGTGGAGACCAGCAATCGACTGAGGAAGCAGAGGGGCCAGCAGGGCCTCGTGCTAGGAACTGTCGGTTGA
- a CDS encoding uncharacterized protein (EggNog:ENOG410PWQA~COG:S~MEROPS:MER0026339~BUSCO:10859at33183), whose amino-acid sequence MPRFNSPVDGAHLFYRDYVPASHPPPYHPDPAYGTKPQPAIVFIHPWPQSGLVYEPLMLQLCETYRFRCIAPDRRGFGKSDWNGCDNDQSKPIDYSVFAADTIHLLEKINVGPFVFVAASMGPAETIQAYWQSEYVRENCKGFFWIGPALPCPLASSAHPKAPSQEVWDGIMQGLRTSRAEFVKQALPASLGPDGGHNLPQDTLQQYVQLILSADSLAVERCIQIITSTDFTEMLARIGKETDVPVTAVNGDKDTGNPTEATLDKIKDLIPRAITKEYQNGAHGLQITHRAELLEDLLEFIASLKFPA is encoded by the exons ATGCCCCGCTTCAACAGTCCCGTCGACGGTGCCCATCTCTTCTATCGTGACTACGTTCCCGCATCCCATCCACCACCATACCACCCGGACCCTGCATATGGCACCAAACCGCAACCAGCCATTGTCTTCATTCACCCATGGCCCCAGTCGGGGCTCGTCTATGAGCCACTCATGCTCCAGCTCTGCGAGACATATCGATTCCGATGCATCGCTCCCGACCGGCGCGGTTTCGGGAAGAGTGACTGGAACGGCTGCGACAACGATCAGTCCAAACCGATAGACTACTCCGTTTTCGCAGCGGATACGATCCATTTACTCGAGAAGATCAATGTCGGACCGTTCGTTTTTGTCGCTGCAAGTATGGGACCCGCTGAGACCATTCAAGCGTACTGGCAGAGCGAGTATGTAAGAGAAAACTGCAAG GGATTTTTCTGGATTGGTCCCGCATTGCCGTGCCCGCTGGCGTCTTCTGCTCACCCAAAGGCTCCAAGTCAGGAGGTTTGGGACGGTATAATGCAAGGACTGCGTACCTCGAGAGCAGAATTTGTAAAGCAGGCATTGCCGGCATCACTGGGACCTGATGGCGGTCATAATCTGCCGCAAGACACTTTACAGCAATATGTTCAACTGATCCTTAGCGCCGATTCTCTGGCGGTGGAGCGATGCATTCAGATCATCACTTCCACCGACTTCACCGAAATGCTGGCAAGAATCGGAAAGGAAACCGATGTACCTGTCACGGCTGTCAATGGCGATAAAGATACGGGGAATCCAACGGAAGCGACCTTGGATAAAATCAAAGACTTGATTCCTCGAGCCATAACCAAGGAATATCAGAATGGTGCTCATG GCTTGCAAATCACTCATCGTGCCGAGTTGCTGGAAGATCTTCTAGAATTCATTGCGTCGCTGAAATTCCCGGCTTAG
- a CDS encoding uncharacterized protein (EggNog:ENOG410PM14~COG:T~BUSCO:5798at33183) yields the protein MLLRRLSSAQFLRPGVPFQSIPSRPLSSLDTNAWSYPPSATDVATDEVTQLASSPKRPLTLNDLLRHGCPPLSKEALLSSANFTLSLLPARLAYRIQALRNLPFIVVSNPHVSQIYNNYIHSLSTLLPYQKRKITTSEDEKQFTETMADLVQTHTNTIPVLARGFLECRKYISPEEVTAFLDDHLRARIGTRLIAQQHLALHMASQPTEEGRPPIPSNYIGVIDTALQPARLIRSCEEFVAEICELKYGVRPRVIINGEVDATFAHIPVHLEYIITELLKNAFRAVVESGNEREPVEVTIASAPDVVDKKDEKAPSSMCQFCKPSKGNIDFQAASQPGEVLSKNAFFGSIDSPTQSITIRFRDRGGGIPPEILADIWSYSFTTYSEDEVLNEDNGNIDGLNLLSNTNINNSTIAGLGYGLPLGRAYAEYFGGSIHLQSMWGWGTDVYLTLQGVGKVK from the exons ATGCTTCTTCGACGGCTGTCCTCTGCACAATTCCTTCGGCCTGGCGTGCCCTTCCAATCAATTCCGTCCCGTCCGCTTAGTTCGCTGGACACGAACGCCTGGTCCTACCCCCCTTCAGCAACCGACGTCGCTACTGATGAAGTTACACAGTTGGCCTCCAGCCCCAAGCGTCCCTTGACGCTGAATGATCTACTCCG ACATGGCTGCCCTCCACTGTCCAAAGAGGCTCTGTTATCGTCCGCCAACTTTACGCTATCTCTGCTTCCCGCACGTCTGGCGTATCGGATCCAAGCTCTTCGGAATCTTCCCTTCATAGTCGTGTCGAATCCTCACGTTTCGCAGATTTACAACAACTACATTCACTCTCTATCGACTCTGCTGCCGTACCAGAAGCGGAAGATCACCACGTCGGAAGATGAGAAGCAATTCACGGAAACGATGGCCGACCTGGTCCAAACACATACAAACACTATTCCCGTGTTGGCTAGAGGGTTTCTCGAGTGTCGAAAGTATATCAGCCCGGAGGAAGTCACAGCGTTCCTCGACGACCATCTACGCGCAAGAATCGGAACGCGACTCATTGCCCAGCAACACTTGGCCCTACATATGGCCTCCCAGCCTACCGAGGAAGGACGACCGCCCATTCCGTCGAACTATATCGGCGTAATAGATACAGCTCTTCAACCTGCTCGACTCATCCGAAGTTGCGAGGAATTTGTCGCCGAAATCTGTGAGCTGAAATACGGCGTGCGGCCTCGTGTGATCATCAACGGTGAGGTTGATGCTACTTTCGCGCATATCCCGGTCCATTTGGAGTACATAATCACCGAGCTGTTGAAGAATGCTTTCCGAGCTGTCGTGGAGAGTGGAAATGAGCGCGAACCCGTCGAGGTGACTATCGCGTCGGCACCCGATGTAGTCGAtaaaaaagatgaaaaggCACCCTCATCGATGTGTCAGTTTTGTAAGCCTTCCAAGGGCAACATCGACTTTCAGGCGGCGAGCCAGCCCGGAGAAGTCCTAAGCAAAAACGCATTTTTCGGGTCTATCGACTCGCCGACCCAAAGCATTACCATCCGATTCCGTGACCGTGGAGGTGGTATCCCTCCAGAGATACTCGCTGATATTTGGTCCTATAGCTTCAcaacatattcagaagacGAAGTTCTCAACGAAGACAACGGCAACATTGACGGATTGAACCTCCTTTCTAATACAAATATCAACAATAGCACGATAGCCGGCCTGGGTTATGGTCTCCCCCTGGGAAGAGCATATGCAGAGTATTTTGGTGGTAGCATCCATCTGCAGAGCATGTGGGGCTGGGGAACGGATGTCTACCTGACGCTCCAAGGTGTTGGCAAAGTCAAATGA
- a CDS encoding uncharacterized protein (EggNog:ENOG410PKRU~COG:E,I) yields MAQDKENANDLQPSQRASERLNQLSSHFGSGANQTKKRKPKSSTTSSLAADHSDVLGQIATLRALASNPDPKNRGYIRQKQAGKLWVRERIEQLVDPNTFQEIGSVSGTVTWRQTGPLTEEPVAFTPSNNVQGMGKLNGREVLLTADDFSIRGGHADGAIAEKTIYMEQMAVALKMPMIKLVDGSSGGGSVTTIRKEGWSYVPQVKPFKHVVQQLNMGIPNLGAVVGPAIGLGAARVVSCHFSVMAADVGSLFNAGPKVVEGATFEEGLDFQELGGPMMHCTNGTIDNLAANEAECFEQIRTILAYLPSSGAEAPPVIPCDDPENREDISLRSIIPRRQQRMYNPWTIIKSVVDKDSWFEIGPLWGRTSITGLARLGGRPVGIISLNCEVNSGALDAAGSQKLTRLLKLCDVMNIPVIQFIDVPGYAIGTVAERTATMRWGVELTKAYYSTTMPIFNVITRKAFGVAGAVMVGCRDPKMQVAWPSGQWGSLPLDGGIEVGHRHELREAEKLGKKAERYKELEDEYLRLMNPVRTANAFGVEEIIDPKDTRAVVCAWAKRVYQVLMPERLANRANGKIQPSFA; encoded by the exons ATGGCCCAAGACAAAGAAAACGCCAACGATCTGCAGCCATCCCAAAGGGCCAGCGAACGACTCAACCAGCTCTCATCACATTTCGGATCTGGAGCCAACCAAACCAAAAAACGTAAGCCCAAATCGTCCACTACGTCTTCCCTTGCCGCCGATCACTCCGATGTCCTCGGCCAGATAGCGACCTTGCGCGCCCTAGCCTCCAACCCTGATCCTAAGAATCGCGGGTACATCCGCCAAAAACAAGCCGGGAAACTCTGGGTGCGTGAGCGAATTGAGCAATTGGTCGACCCGAATACCTTCCAGGAAATTGGTTCCGTCAGCGGTACGGTGACGTGGAGACAAACCGGTCCATTGACGGAAGAGCCGGTGGCGTTCACGCCGAGTAACAATGTACAGGGCATGGGAAAATTGAATGGCAGAGAGGTGCTCTTGACAGCGGACGACTTCAGTATTCGCGGTGGGCATGCAGACGGGGCAATTGCTGAGAAGACCATATATATGGAGCAAATGGCGGTTGCCCTGAAAATGCCAATGATTAAATTGGTTGACGGAAGCTCTGGCGGTGGAAGTGTGACGACGATTAGAAAGGAAGGCTGGTCGTACGTTCCACAGGTAAAGCCGTTTAAGCATGTGGTTCAGCAGTTAAACATGGGTATACCAAACTTGGGCGCTGTTGTTGGACCTGCT ATTGGACTCGGGGCTGCCAGAGTGGTGTCCTGTCACTTCTCCGTCATGGCCGCAGACGTGGGCTCCCTCTTCAACGCTGGTCCTAAAGTTGTCGAGGGCGCAACATTCGAAGAAGGCCTGGACTTTCAAGAACTAGGCGGACCCATGATGCATTGCACCAACGGCACCATCGACAACCTAGCCGCAAATGAGGCAGAGTGCTTCGAGCAAATACGCACTATCCTGGCCTACCTTCCCAGCTCGGGCGCCGAGGCACCACCAGTGATTCCATGCGACGATCCGGAAAACAGAGAGGACATCTCACTCAGGAGCATAATTCCAAGACGACAGCAGAGAATGTACAATCCGTGGACCATTATTAAGTCCGTAGTCGACAAAGATTCGTGGTTCGAAATCGGTCCCTTATGGGGGCGAACATCAATCACTGGGCTTGCTCGTCTTGGAGGTCGACCGGTTGGTATCATCTCGCTGAACTGTGAAGTCAACAGTGGGGCCCTGGATGCAGCCGGAAGCCAAAAGTTGACCAGACTGTTGAAATTATGTGACGTTATGAATATCCCCGTTATTCAATTCATTGACGTTC CTGGATATGCAATCGGGACGGTAGCTGAACGAACGGCCACCATGCGTTGGGGCGTCGAGCTCACGAAAGCGTACTACTCTACCACGATGCCGATTTTCAACGTCATCACAAGAAAAGCGTTCGGCGTCGCGGGCGCTGTTATGGTGGGCTGTCGTGATCCCAAAATGCAAGTGGCCTGGCCATCTGGTCAATGGGGATCATTGCCTCTGGATGGTGGAATAGAAGTCGGTCACCGACATGAACTACGGGAAGCCGAAAAGCTTGGCAAAAAGGCAGAGCGATATAAGGAATTGGAGGATGAATATCTTCGACTTATGAATCCGGTCCGGACCGCCAATGCATTCGGTGTGGAGGAGATCATCGACCCTAAGGATACCCGTGCCGTAGTCTGTGCTTGGGCCAAACGGGTATATCAGGTGCTTATGCCAGAGAGATTGGCAAATAGAGCCAATGGGAAGATCCAGCCCAGCTTCGCATGA
- a CDS encoding uncharacterized protein (EggNog:ENOG410PM09~COG:C), with protein sequence MVPPARPIRKLLVANRGEIAVRILQAARELPNPAETYALYTPDDQSHCVLGGPNHALALPSPASYMDVSLLVQLAKEHSIDTVHPGYGFLSESPEFAQRMWEEAGAKVIGPGWEVLAQTGDKLQAKELAEACGVPVLKAITQPTSDLNVIKAFAAEVGYPVMIKAVDGGGGRGIRLVRSEDTLQASVDRAMGESPSKKVFVEKAAVEGYHHVEVQVIGDGTGQVRHLWERDCSIQRRFQKIVECAPALMKDRKLICLVIEAALRIANRIKYLSLGTFEFLVNEQVSEFYFLEINPRLQVEHTITECITSVDLVRSQFLLAQGASLQEIGLGENRDPETPPGPHSIQLRLCAEDPNANFALSIGKITGFHVPGGNGVRVDTNISDLSPVVVGSDFDNMVAKIIVTAASWDAVISKARRVLEDTKISGIRTNIDVLRAVIHSADFREWRADTQWLESNLNDIVACGQKISQSIQSNKPSLPASSVSQTLSAAASNVLLRKGDAWSIDLQPVGEKSNSSQLPHHLLLSRVLRNEFPTSLRAEIEYTTPATVSTPAKTAAYIMTLSTTSTSASALSSTHRLGDPNNQGHVILPISGKLIEMLVAEGDEVEENAVIAFVKQMKMEIEVRSPRAGRVTWALELESEDGDDVPEGVLLAELEAIETTVASSVAVRGKL encoded by the exons ATGGTGCCTCCAGCACGGCCAATAAGGAAGCTCTTGGTAGCCAACAG AGGCGAAATCGCCGTCCGCATTCTCCAGGCAGCCAGGGAACTTCCTAATCCCGCGGAGACCTACGCGCTCTATACACCTGATGATCAATCCCATTGCGTACTCGGGGGCCCCAACCATGCGCTGGCGCTGCCGTCTCCGGCATCATATATGGATGTTTCCCTGCTCGTGCAACTAGCCAAAGAACACTCCATCGACACTGTTCATCCTGGATACGGGTTTTTGAGCGAAAGTCCAGAATTTGCCCAGCGGATGTGGGAAGAAGCGGGTGCCAAAGTCATTGGACCAGGATGGGAAGTTTTAGCGCAGACTGGCGACAAGCTGCAAGCGAAGGAGTTGGCAGAAGCTTGTGGAGTGCCTGTTTTGAAGGCCATCACACAACCAACCAGTGATTTGAACGTTATCAAGGCTTTTGCTGCCGAGGTTGGATACCCAGTGATGATCAAGGCCGTGGATGGGGGAGGGGGTAGAGGAATCCGCCTCGTTAGAAGCGAAGACACGCTGCAAGCGTCCGTTGACAGAGCTATGGGTGAATCACCCTCAAAAAAGGTTTTTGTGGAAAAGGCCGCAGTCGAAGGATACCATCATGTCGAGGTGCAGGTCATTGGTGACGGGACCGGGCAAGTTAGACATCTTTGGGAGAGAGACTGCAGCATTCAGCGACGGTTTCAAAAGATTGTCGAGTGCGCTCCTGCACTCATGAAAGACCGCAAGTTAATTTGCCTGGTGATTGAAGCAGCGCTACGCATCGCCAATAGG ATCAAATATCTATCCCTGGGAACATTTGAGTTCCTCGTCAACGAGCAGGTATCCGAATTCTATTTCCTGGAGATCAACCCACGGTTGCAGGTGGAGCATACCATAACTGAGTGCATAACGTCCGTCGACCTTGTACGGTCTCAATTCCTCCTGGCCCAGGGAGCATCGCTTCAAGAGATAGGACTCGGTGAAAATCGAGACCCAGAAACGCCACCTGGCCCGCATTCCATCCAGTTGCGCCTCTGCGCCGAAGATCCAAATGCCAATTTCGCTTTGAGCATTGGCAAAATAACAGGATTCCATGTACCGGGGGGCAATGGTGTCAGAGTTGACACCAATATTTCAGACCTTTCGCCCGTTGTGGTGGGGTCCGACTTTGATAACATGGTTGCAAAGATCATTGTCACGGCTGCAAGCTGGGACGCAGTCATTTCAAAGGCCAGAAGAGTTCTTGAGGACACAAAAATTTCAGGAATCAGAACGAATATCGATGTCCTTCGGGCCGTCATCCACAGTGCAGATTTTAGGGAGTGGAGGGCTGACACGCAGTGGCTTGAAAGCAACCTCAATGATATCGTTGCATGCGGCCAGAAGATTTCACAATCCATACAATCAAACAAACCCTCCTTGCCGGCATCATCTGTCTCGCAGACATTATCTGCAGCAGCCTCTAACGTGCTCCTTAGGAAAGGGGACGCATGGTCCATCGACCTGCAGCCAGTGGGCGAGAAGTCTAACTCTTCTCAACTACCTCACCACTTGCTTTTGAGCCGAGTTCTGCGTAACGAATTTCCAACATCTCTAAGAGCAGAAATCGAATACACAACTCCAGCAACTGTCTCAACCCCTGCCAAGACCGCTGCGTACATCATGACACTTTCCACCACGTCCACATCTGCCAGCGCCTTGTCCTCAACTCACCGTTTGGGAGATCCGAACAACCAAGGCCACGTCATTCTTCCAATTAGCGGAAAATTGATCGAGATGTTGGTAGCTGAGGGTGACGAGGTCGAAGAGAACGCTGTCATTGCATTTGTAAAGCAGATGAAGATGGAAATCGAAGTGCGTAGCCCTCGCGCAGGAAGGGTAACTTGGGCTCTCGAGTTGGAGTCTGAAGATGGAGATGATGTACCTGAAGGAGTGTTGCTTGCGGAGCTCGAGGCGATCGAGACTACAGTCGCAAGTTCAGTTGCCGTGAGAGGAAAATTATGA